In the Ochotona princeps isolate mOchPri1 chromosome 14, mOchPri1.hap1, whole genome shotgun sequence genome, TCCCCGCGCCGCCAGCGTCTTCGTGCTGTACGCCACATCCTGGTGAGCAGGAGCGAGCCGGCCAGGGCTCTGCTGGGTCGGAGGCATTGGgcgggcacagacagcccctgtGTAACGAGTTGGGGGTCTGGAACCCAGAGGCCCCAGTCATCCTGTCCTTTCCCGGTCAGCAGAGCTGCACAGCCCCCTTAAAGCTGTCCGGTGCTCAGGAAGCGCTTACGTGCTTGGAAGGGATGGATTCTCAGACAGCCCTAGGTTTCCTTCCCCATGCGGGTGCTCTCCGTTTCGTATCCACTCGGTAGCCGAAAGAGGGAGACCACCAACCTGCCAACCTCTTATGCATCTCTCCTTTCAGTGCCAACAACTTTGCCATGAAAGGGAAGCGCAAGACCCTGAATGCCAGTGACGTGCTGTCAGCCATGGAGGAGATGGAGTTCCAGAGATTCGTGACCCCATTAAAGGAAGCGCTAGGAAGGTAACGACCCTTGTGGGTTCCTTTTGTTTAAAAGGTCAAGTGAgcggcccggcgcggtggcctagtggcaggggtcctcgccttgggcccCGGGATCCCTGCCTTGGGCGCCGGGATCCCGTGTGgacaccggttctggtcccggcggctccacttccccatctagctccctgcttgtggcctgggagggcagtcgaggatggcccggggaccctgcacccgcgtgggagacctcgctccaggttcctggttcctggcttcgggatcggcgcagcaccggccattgcgctcgcttgaggagtgaatcattggatggaagatcttcctctctgtctctcctcctctctgtgtacctgcctttccagtgaaaatggataaatcttaaaaaaaaaaaaaaagatcacgtCAGTATCGCAcagcctctgattcacttccccccTTTGCCCACAGTCATCAGGGCTGAGCTGGACTGCTGCCTTTGGGTCAGCAGCCTTCCCCTTTTGCCTTGcaaggtacatgagcaggaagctggatccataGCAGGGGAGCTGGAACTCCCAACTTAGGGCCTCTCCTGTGCAGGATGCAGGCGTTCCAAGCAGCCACTTCATCACTCTGCCAGTTCCAAACCACATTAAGGATGTGTGACGTGTTTTATGCAGCCCTGAGACCTTGGAGGTGGGCTGCTTTCTGTTCAGAAGCCAGTGCAGCTGGGCCTCGTTGGGGtgatgttttgtttggttttttcctttcttccgtGCTTTGGTTTCTCTGGTTATCCAGTGAAGTCGGCTGCCGCAGTCCCTCAGGTCCAGTCCTGCACAGCCTGTCCCCTAACCTCGTCTTTCTCCATGCATCAGCCTATAGACGGGAGCAGAGAGGCAAGAAGGAAGCTTCCGAACAGAGGAAGAAGGACAAAGACAAGAAGACAGATTCCGAAGAGCAAGAcaagagcagggaggaggacaaCGAGGAGGATGAGGAGCGCTGGAAGAAGAGGAGCCGAACGAGGAGGAGGACATAGACAACTGAGCAGTTGTGGGTGGGGGGCAAGGACTGGCACCTTGGAAGGGAGGCGGCCATGTTTACGTAAAGCcttgccctgctgggctcagaactcttaggctgaagtgcctgagaacaTTTGAATATGAACTTGATCTTCGAAACCAGCATTTCCCAGACATAGAGCGACCGAGAGCAGCATCCGTTCAACGTGGTGACTTTATTTGGCAAAAGGGAGTCTGAACACCTGATAAAATTACGTGATAAAATCACTCTTGTTTACTTAACGCACGGTGTGGGAGGTTTTCACCCGCCAGTTATCCTGCcgctgagaaaaaaataaaagcccctGGGCTGCCTGCTGTGTCCCCATCACAGAGGCAGAGGAAAAGCTCGGGCCAAGCGAGGCTTTGATCATGCTCAGCCCCGCTTAATTGTGTAACATTGGGCCATGGGAGCGTATTACGGGTGGTCAGAGGGTTTGGCTTCagggaaatagaaaaatgaagaaatccagTCTGCTGTCCTTTCACTCGGCAGGCACAGGCATCGGCCTTTTGTTTTGCTACAGACCTTTGGAGCCCTTCTGCATTGCTTTTACACACAACCTGcctaggtgggggagggggctgcactGAGGATGTACCCGCTGGAAGCAGCAGTGTAGCTAGGAGTTCATGACGGCTCGCATGAGCCTCACCGCCTTCACCGCCAGTGCTGAGGGCTGGAGATCCTCCCGGAGGGTGTGAGGCCCCGGCCCTTGGTCTAATTCACAGGCTCCTCCCGGCACAGCCCTCCCACTCTGGGCCTCTCACCTCTTGCTGCTTTTGGCACCTCATTTTCACTTCCCTGCTCCTTCCTTTTCTCAGTTCTTGCCAATCTAACATTCCAAAGTGTTAAGTTCCTCTGATTTCTTAGCTCTGGAAATTTGAAAGATTTCCTGCTACTCCTTTAGGGCAGTCAGATGGTGCTCAGGAATCTAACAGCCCCCCCACTAACCAGCTGCCACTGCCCCTCCAGCGTCTCTGTTGGCCTCCTGCagccttttttctctttccttcagtgCTCCAAGCACTGTTTTCATCTCTTAAGTTCAGCACTTGAGGGAAGTGTATAGTCTGACActgttaatgtaaaaaaaaaaaaaatacagtgaagtCTTGACAAATGAGCAAAAGCTGTGAGACGATTATAATGCTTTGTACAAATAAAGAACATTCTAAAAGTCATTGACTCTTGTACCTTGTGTAGGCCTGGGACAGCGTTTGGGGTTGCTTTACAGGGCCTTGTAAACTTGGACGCCTGCATTGCCGCAGGTGACCAGCAGAGGCTGCTCGCCCCCAGGCCAGGGTGCTGCTCCTGANNNNNNNNN is a window encoding:
- the POLE3 gene encoding LOW QUALITY PROTEIN: DNA polymerase epsilon subunit 3 (The sequence of the model RefSeq protein was modified relative to this genomic sequence to represent the inferred CDS: inserted 1 base in 1 codon; deleted 2 bases in 1 codon), encoding MAERPEDLNLPNAVITRIIKEALPDGVNISKEGGAPSPRAASVFVLYATSCANNFAMKGKRKTLNASDVLSAMEEMEFQRFVTPLKEALSAYRREQRGKKEASEQRKKDKDKKTDSEEQDKSREEDNEEDEERXEEEEPNEEEDIDN